The Elaeis guineensis isolate ETL-2024a chromosome 3, EG11, whole genome shotgun sequence region TGAACATTGTTAGGCTGCAGTTCAAATCTAATGCATAAACGAAAATACCTTAACAAGATAACATATATATCATAATTCTAGTCAACATATGTATATTCTATAATAAATGAATAAATCATAATattctaaaaatcttaaatttgcgAATCAGTCTCCATTCAACtagaatttcataaatcatgcataattcaaatattaattatttactttcaaaataaattataaaaaattttaaaaagatggttcattacttaaCTTTCGCGAGCACTGaacaaacaaatcaatttaatcAATCCTCAGAGGGTTCTTCAGAATCTattattcaaatatattttttataaaaatttaaccatgactatttaagaataaaaatcaTATGTTCTGATACCCCCATAAGGATTGCAAAGTGGTAGCATTCAATAACTTGATTGtccaatcaagataattttatttgatcattATTAGACTAGCTTATAGGTTGTTCAATAAAATGATGACTAAGACTAGCAATGCTCGACGAGAGCTAAGATGGAGACCGATGTGTTGTCCGATGGCTATGGTTTTGGGTCCGTTCATCGAGATTCATCAAAGTCATTAAAGGAAAATCTCTTTATTGAGGTGAACTTAAATTCAATGCAACAGGGCTCAATACCCTTCAATAGAttcacaaatcaagtaaaaggagAATGATAGAGAAAAGGAGGGAGAAACAAATAGGGCGGAACAAAGTTGATCAAGCGATACTatctggtatctcgattagtTCGATCAAGATATTTAGTCAAATTATTAATGAACTAATGTACagagagtttaatataaattatagatgatcaaatctagaGATATCCTATCTGGCTAAGATAGGTGCCGACACATTGTCAGCGATTGCGGATCAGAATTTTttactaagctcgatcaaaatcatcataagaaaatttttGACTAGATTAATTTTAGAAAGCAGCAACTGTGGAGAGGTACTCTGGTTGTCAAGAAATAACCACACGCACATTTTGAGATTGCTGATATCACAAATCTCGCTTAGTGGAGGAGGAAGTACTGGAGCAACGAGTGACCAGACCGCTTGTCATTTTGCAGGCAAAAGGCTTTAGAGCTCCTCCAGCATGGTCGTAAAAGGCCAGGTGGTAAGAGCTAGGCAATTGCTCCATCACCCTCTGCCAAGGACATGCATTAGGCTATCATTGGATCCTCAACACCACGATGGACGGTCTGTTCGAAGGTGTATCATTTGTAAATCTTGAAATCATTTTAGAAATAGATTCATACGACTTCATTTTAAACATTTCATATTTTGGTGTTTAGATATGAAGTTTTGATCTTTAACTTTATGGTGCtcttgatgaaaataaatttaataaaatatgtcCATGTCTTTTtgctaaagaaatttagaaaaaaaggGGGAGGAGTTGACCCAAGGATtaattttgattagtacaaaatatttgagtatagcGTTAATGATTATATATTCTTTAAGTAGTTAATTTGTTTCATAGAGAGCACAATAAGTTTgaacatttaaaaaaatataaaaaaattaaaagaattttaaaattaaaaaaatatttaaatcatttGAATCTTTTTCGGTGGAGCCAATCCAAGAAAGCCatagattaaaaataaaagacaacaATTTTCAGGCGCTTCAGGATTCAACCTTTGAGAATGACGAATCGACCCCTAACGGTGACAAGTCAACCTTATAATGCCTATCGGTCGACACATGCACGTGAAGTTAATCATCAGTCGCACTGATTAAGGTCGAAATAGAGCCTATAGTTGTCGCGACTGCTAAGATCATATCCAAAATTTCTGTTCATCTGCATGTAAGTCCCGAACATGTTAACGCCGTCGGTCGGTGCCATAAGAAGGCAGGTCCTTCCACCATCCACCTCAGCGTATATTTGAGCCTTCGACAAGGCGAGCGCCAACTCCCCATCAAATGAGATTTCCAGCGGTGGCAAGAGATCCAACGCATTTTCAGTCCCATTGAAGCACAAGTCCCAGGGGTCGTTCGGTTGGTGCGGCGCCTCCGGCAGGTTAGCTTGTTCCCTCACCTTGGATGCCACCAGATTGAACAGCGGCCTCTTCAAGAAGGTGAGGGGCGTTGATGAGGTGAAGACAGTCGAGCAGTCGCCGCCCACCAACTCCTTGGTGAGGTTCAGCGCCACCGGGCCAACACCCAACCCGAGTAGGGTGGGCGCGAAGAACTGCGAGGTCTTGCCCACCGGCACCTGGCTAGGGGTGACGACACACCCTTCAGCCGCGCATCCATCCCCAGGTGCAGATCACTGGAGGTGTTCACGGAGGGGTTCTCCCAGTCCTTCCTAAAGCAGTGGGAGAAGGCAAATGGTccagaattaaatctaaacacgAGCGAGAACATGTCGCTCCCGCTGAGGCCCACCCTTGCCACTGCTGGTTTCGTCGAGAAGGAATTGTCGCTGCCGCAATCGAAAGGCATGTTAGTGTAGGCGACGCCGTTGATGGTGAATACATCGGAGGTGAGCACACCGCTGGTCTGCACGCCATATTCGTTGGTACGGATGTACTCACAGGTGTCGTTGCCAACACATTTATGTCCCTGGAGACCAAGGCATTCGATCGACGAGCAGGAGAAGGTGCTGCGTGTCGAGGACCTGGAGGGATCATAGAGGGGGCCTAGAGACGGGGTGCAGTTGGGACACGGCACGCAttgagtccagatgaagtcgccCGGCACATCCAGCATCCCCATCACCTTCACCGGAGGTGTGCCGATGGTGAATTCCATCAGGTATTCCCCACCGACCTGATCAAAGCCCGCGTCCACATCAAATTCTGCAGCTAGCGGTACTGTCAGCAACTGGAGGCGGCCCTCCAACGCTGCTTGGAAGTGGTCACGGTAGGCAACCGAGCGCCGGTGGACCCTCTGCCAGTACTTGTCGGGTGTGGTGGCACTCGAGTCGAAGAGAGGGGACTCGGGGGAATCACGATGAATGAGGCGGATGTGCTGCTGGTGGGAGAGAGTTGGGAGTCGTACGAtgaggaagaggagaaagaggaatgACTTCGTTGACGGTGGAAGCGGAGCAAAGGCCATTGGTGAACTTTGATCATTTAGTTTGCTGGAATGACTTCTTTTAGCTCATTTTGTAGGGGAGGATGTTGGGCCATGGGTATCGCTCTTTCTTGATAGCATACAATATTGTTACCATAAATGGATCGCCATCAGGAAAAGGACCACGCGGATGTGTTAAAGTAAGTCGGCATAGCCAATTCCCAAATATTTGGCTGAGCTGGCAATCCCAGCTCTCGCCAACTGCACATCTCTCTCGCAATAGCGCGATCCGATGAACCAGACTGGAGAGAGACACTAGCCATCATCATAGCTAGCCCcgctaagttggatttaaatttcaACACGTGCCATCAAAGGGATTATTACTTGGCCTTTATCAAAAATTAGAataatcttaggtctaattaCCAAATAAGGCTCCATGTTCAGCCGTCAATGTCCAAATGTTCGTCGGACGCTACCAGCTATCACCAACCGTACATCTCTCACAACGGCGCAATCTCACGAACCAGACAACAGACAGAGCGACTGCCTACCATTAAAGCTAGCTCAGTTGAGTAAGATTTAAATTCTAATACGTGTCATCATAAAGATTATCCCTCGTTACTTACCCAAAAAAACATTAATATCCCTTATTCTTTATCAAaaagtgaaataattttagatcctattacCAAGCATGGCTCGCTCATCACCCAATTTCCAAATATTCGACTGAGGTGTCAATCCTAGCTCTCGCCAACCATACAGCTCCCTCGCAATTGCATGATCTTATGAACCAAattggggagagagagagagagagagagagaagctgtCATCATGGCTAGCTGCATAGAGTTGGATTTAAGTTTCAACATGTGCCATTATAGGGATTATCTCTTTTGAGTTGGCCACTATCAAAAAATTGGAATAATTTTACGTCCCCTTGTGTTAGGTCCTCTTGCCAAACATAGCTCCATTTGCGGCCAATTTCCAAATATTCAGTTGAGTTGCTAGCTCTCGCCAACCATAAATCTCTCTTGCAATGGTACAATCTAATAAACCAGATCGGAGAGAGATTCTGATGGagcatttggttcatgatcgaatcggaatcggaatggaaatcgaaatggattggaatcgaaatcgaaatagcCTAATCCGTGAAGTGTTTGGTTCGTGTCCGAAATTGAAATCAGAATGGATAATTCCTATTGCTGTTATTTGGTTCATATAAAGATAGAAATCGaagtcaactcaaatttttatttttatctttaactaatatttttaaaaattaattattttaaaaattgatattatataaaaattaaacataataataatatctttaattttttaaaaaatatcattaaaaaaagctCAGAGCAAAATTAAGCAATTGCCATGAGATATAAAGAATAGATCATATCGAGCATCATTATGAAACACAAATATGTACTTTAAACATCATTGTTGTTCATCAGAGTGGCAATAGGAGAAGAAAGATAGAAATTGAAGGACATAGAGATATTTTATCAAACGTTCATTGTGCATTAAGCAAGTTCATGCCCAACTTTGCCAAATAGTAGAGGCAAGCTAGAGCACCTGTTCCCATCCCATTCTTCTTTGCCTAATGTCCTTATGGACGGGATCGTAGCTTGGCCAAGCTGCCATCTCTAGCATCTTAGAAGCGATGTGCCATCCCTCTTCTTCTCTCCATCCAAAATTTTGGAGTCCAAGAAGATCTTGGATACTTTTCTGGCCACCCATGTCATGTCCAACCATGCAGCCGCATTCGCCTCCACGCACTGTAGCGCCACCAGGACCAGATCCTTCGCCACCTCCACTGGCTACAAGTCCCGCAACCTCTGATCTAGCCACCACCGCACACTTCCCTATTTCTCCTGCTCGAAGGAGTCCTCTTCCAGGCATATGGTCTTCCTTGCCATCTCGATGAGGGAGATCCTGTGGACATCCTTCCCCTCCTTATCGAACCGGTACTTGAGTGCCTCGTCGTCGGAGAGGAGCTCTAGGAGCATGATGCCGAGGGCGTCACTACAAGGAAAGAGAGTTTTagcgatgaatttatttacgacGAAAAATATTAACATCACAAATAATCGTATCAACaacgtaaaaaaaaatttatcgataataaaaaaatatttatgatgattataaatttttatcgtaaataaaaaatattagcgacgaaaaaaagtttcatcgtaataaagagcttattttcaataaatatttttatcataaataaaaaaatttaaattacaaaTATCCAAATATTACGATGATAAATCTTTCGTCGGTAATAGttaaattatttacgacgaaaagaTCAGTTCTGTCATCAATTATtcttatttacaacaaaaaattttgttactaatatttgaaaaaaaataaaaaattgaatatttttgattatttacgatgtaagtctcagtcgtaaataatttaattatttacgatgaaaatacatGTTGTGTCACAAATaatgattattaatgatgaaaattttcatcgttaatact contains the following coding sequences:
- the LOC140856186 gene encoding aspartic proteinase CDR1-like, coding for MAFAPLPPSTKSFLFLLFLIVRLPTLSHQQHIRLIHRDSPESPLFDSSATTPDKYWQRVHRRSVAYRDHFQAALEGRLQLLTVPLAAEFDVDAGFDQVGGEYLMEFTIGTPPVKVMGMLDVPGDFIWTQCVPCPNCTPSLGPLYDPSRSSTRSTFSCSSIECLGLQGHKCVGNDTCEYIRTNEYGVQTSGVLTSDVFTINGVAYTNMPFDCGSDNSFSTKPAVARVGLSGSDMFSLVFRFNSGPFAFSHCFRKDWENPSVPVGKTSQFFAPTLLGLGVGPVALNLTKELVGGDCSTVFTSSTPLTFLKRPLFNLVASKVREQANLPEAPHQPNDPWDLCFNGTENALDLLPPLEISFDGELALALSKAQIYAEVDGGRTCLLMAPTDGVNMFGTYMQMNRNFGYDLSSRDNYRLYFDLNQCD